One window of Paroedura picta isolate Pp20150507F chromosome 2, Ppicta_v3.0, whole genome shotgun sequence genomic DNA carries:
- the ZFP36L1 gene encoding mRNA decay activator protein ZFP36L1 translates to MSTALVSPNIFDLSELLCKSNKMLNYNPSGAGGCLLDRKAVGTPAGGGFPRRHSVTLPNSKFHQTHLLGSLKGEPAPTLGPRESRFRDRSFSEGGERLLQQKQSGGQVNSSRYKTELCRPFEENGACKYGDKCQFAHGIHELRSLTRHPKYKTELCRTFHTIGFCPYGPRCHFIHNAEERRAVAGSREPAINERPRLQHSFSFAGFPSAVAANGLLDSPTSITPPPIISADDLLGSPPLPDCASNPFTFSSQELTNLFAPSMGVQVPGGGSPTAFLLRSMSESPNMFDSPPSPQDSLSDQEGYLSSSSSSHSGSDSPILDTSRRLPIFSRLSISDE, encoded by the exons ATGTCTACAGCCCTCGTGTCTCCAAACATCTTCGACCTGAGTGAACTTTTATGCAAA AGTAACAAGATGCTGAACTACAACCCTTCAGGTGCTGGAGGGTGTCTGCTGGACAGGAAGGCAGTGGGGACTCCAGCTGGCGGGGGTTTCCCCAGGAGGCATTCTGTCACCCTGCCCAACTCCAAGTTCCACCAGACCCACCTCCTTGGCAGCCTCAAGGGGGAGCCAGCCCCAACACTGGGGCCCAGGGAGAGCCGTTTTCGGGACCGCTCCTTCTCTGAAGGTGGTGAGCGTCTACTGCAGCAGAAGCAGTCTGGGGGACAAGTCAACTCAAGCCGctacaagacagagctgtgcCGCCCTTTTGAGGAGAACGGAGCCTGCAAATATGGCGACAAGTGCCAGTTTGCCCATGGCATCCATGAGCTGCGGAGCCTGACCCGCCACCCCAAGTACAAGACGGAGCTCTGCCGCACTTTCCACACCATCGGCTTTTGCCCTTATGGGCCCCGCTGTCACTTCATCCACAATGCTGAGGAGCGTCGGGCTGTGGCTGGCAGCCGGGAGCCCGCCATCAACGAAAGACCCCGCCTCCAACACAGCTTCAGCTTTGCTGGCTTTCCAAGTGCTGTGGCTGCCAATGGGCTGCTGGACAGCCCCACTTCAATCACCCCTCCGCCCATCATAAGTGCAGACGACCTTCTGGGCTCCCCCCCTCTGCCTGACTGTGCCAGCAATCCTTTCACCTTCTCCAGCCAGGAGCTGACCAATCTCTTTGCTCCCAGCATGGGGGTGCAGGTGCCTGGTGGGGGCTCTCCCACTGCTTTCCTCCTCAGATCCATGTCGGAGTCTCCTAACATGTTTGACTCTCCCCCAAGTCCTCAGGATTCCCTCTCTGACCAGGAGGGTTACCTGAGCAGCTCTAGCAGCAGCCACAGTGGCTCCGATTCGCCCATTCTGGACACGTCGAGACGTCTTCCAATTTTCAGCAGACTCTCTATCTCTGACGAGTAA